A stretch of DNA from Natrinema halophilum:
CCTTTGATAAGAATAGAGAAGACTGTGTGAAATACCGAAAACACCGTCTTCGGTTGTGTGGTGTTGCATTCGATTTCCTCACCGATGAACTCCACTCTTTCCTTGACACATTTGAAGATGACACATTTATTATCATTACGGGCAATCACGGCGAATCTCACTGGGAACACCCGGAGCTGGCGAAATCTTTCACCGATAGTCGTCCTCTTACGGTGCTGGACATGGCGGGACACCATGGGATGCGACATCTCGCGTCCCACTTGCGATTTCTGGCCCGAATGAACAATTGCAGACACCAACAAGTGGATGGCCAAGTTTAATTGATCTAAAGCCCACTCTTACCACCCTTATTTCAGATGAAAATCTGGACGGTCAATCTTGGACATCTCCTATTCCGAATGACCGACCAGTCATCACGGAAGCCGCTACTATGGCACTGAACGCAAAGCAGTATACCAAGGAAAGAAGAAGTTGATCTGTTCTAGAGCTGATTCTGTAAAATTAGAGGGTGAAGTTAACACACACAAGCAATAAGAAGTATTATCGCAAGTAGAGAAACCTACCCTGGAGCGCTTCCTCCCAGAGGTGTGGAATGAATTTGGTAATGGGCAAAAGATCAGCCAGTTGGCTGAGTCGAGATTGGAAGCTCTTGGTTACAAAAGTTGACTCTTAACATGTTTGATACTCGTTAATATGCTGTCTCAAGTCAAGACACTTATGGCAGCGAATTTCCGTTGTGGAAAATCGGAATGTATCATTACACTACCATTGAGGATACGGTTATTACTTCGCTCATTCCAGAACCGTTCAAATTCCGCTCTGTTGCGTTAATGATGGGCACCCAGATCCCGAAGTCAGTCGCCGTCATCGACGCCACACCGCCGAACAATGCCTGGGACTCACCGCCAAACGGACCGAGGTTAAAGGTCTTAACTCCACAGACATCAATATCTCTTGTCACCTCCTCGGTTTCGGCGTAGTCAAAGACACCAGGCCTCTCTGATGGGGGCAGATGACCGGTGGTTGTCAGTTACTGAGAGCTCACCGTTGATGACACAGGTGTCGTCGTGTGATACGTCGGCCGCAATCACCAATGTCGTCATTTGTGATGCTGATGTACGGAAATCTACGCGAGCCTCCTGTGTCTTGACGCTAACAGACCCGATAGTGAGTCCTCCCTCGATTTTTGCAAATTGAGCCATTCTGAAATGGGACGGGCCTTCACCATCGCTGTTCCATCGTATACCCTCGGTGTTTGAGTCACTAAGCATCTCTATGAGAGTGTTCTAGATGACGCTCGCGTCGGTCCCGCCCAACTTGATGCCGTAGGAGCGGCCGGCGCTTCCCGACCCCTGTACGTCGATTTATTCCCCACTCACACTAACGGTGTTTCTGTCTCCGATATGTATCGCGGCACCATCGTCAGCACCCCTCAAATGTCTTGATGTGGACCGCACGTGAGTCCCACTCACTCGACGTGCCTGCCGTACTTGTCCTTGAGTCATACGTATGGAGAATGACCGCCCGTGCGCATTGTTCCCCATACTGTTAGACAATATTCCGAACGGTGTGCTTTCAGCGTGGACACCATATCTAGTGCGCCCCTCAAATACACTCCGGGTATTGGCATGTCCCGGACACCGGACGACTTTGTATTCGTTGGGCCGTCCAAAGACACTAGGTCCGATACGTGACAGTGGCCGTTGAAGTCGATGCCGATCATCCTGCCTCTTTAATCACGTCAGACGCGGAACTGCCGGAGCCGTTAGCTGCTCCCTGATACGTCAGAAAAATATCAACAGTATCCTTAACGTCGGTCGCGTCGAAACTATCGGTCATGATCCCGCTGGAGCGCACTTGACGGGAACCGACGGCAGTTCTATGACTGCGGTCGTTGATATTTTCCGATTAAGCCTATGAATATGTTCTTGTTTCACCCGCTCTGAGACTGGATTGCGTACAGTTCGGCGTACTGTCCGCCCTTTTCCATCAGATCCTGATGTGACCCTTCCTCGACGATTCGCCCATCCTCAATCGTGTATATCCGGTCCGCGTTCTTGACGGTAGACAGGCGGTGCGCGATACCAACCATTGCGTACTCGCGGTCCATGCTCTCGATCGCGGTCTGTACCTCCTTCTCGAGACTTGAATCGAGGTTACTGGTTGCTTCGTCAAGGACGAGAACGTCGGCTTCTTTCAGGAGTGCTCGAGCAAGGGAGACGCGTTGTCGTTGGCCACCGGAAAGTCGAACACCGTCGTCGCCGAGTTGCGTATCCAGGCCATCGGACAGGTCGTCCAAGAACTCGTTTACCTTTGAGATCCGACATACTTCTTCGAGTTGACCGTCGGAGACATCTCGATTCCCGATAGTGAGATTATAGCGCAGCGTCTCATTGAAAATGAACGGATCCTGTTGTACGACAGCGATTTGAGACCTCCAGGCTTCGACATTCATCTCGCCAATAGAGATGTCATTGACCAATATCGCTCCGTCATCTGGTTCATACATCCGTGCGAGTAGTGAGACGATTGTCGACTTGCCAGCGCCAGATTGTCCAACAAACCCAACGAACTCGTCGCGCTTGAACTCGAATGAGACACTCCGTAGTGCTAGGTCATCCTGCCCAGCATACGCGAATTCAACGTCATCGAACTCAACAGACTCGACGGCCTCAGGGACCGGCTCCGTTGTGTCGTCGATTTCGCTGTGCGCTTTAAGCTCGTTGATGAACTCTTGCATCCGGATCAAATGTGGCAGGTCGTTTTCTATCTTATAGAAAATCGAATTAATGTTGCTAGCCTTTGGACCGAGGCGGAACATCGCGAATAGGAAGATGCCGAGCGATCCCAACGACAAGTCAGCGTACGCGATAGCGAGATAGATGAGGACAAACACCGCGACAGCGGTGAGGAGATTGTAGAAGTTTCGGATCGCCTGTTGGTTGCGACGCAGTCGGATGCTGGCGTCAGCGAACTGATTGACCGCGGCTTCGAAGTCTCTGAACAGCTCGTCTTTCAGGCCAAATAGCTTCGTGTCGCGAATACCCTGCGTGCCTGCCTGTGCGGTCTGCTGAACTCGTTCGTTCGCGTCAGCGACCTGCTCACCGAGCTCGTACCCGGGCTCTACGACGAAACGGAAAAGCAGGGAGAAACCGCCCAAGAACGCGATAGCAAAAATTGCGAGGGATGGCGACATGACGAAGGCGACAATGAAGTACATTCCTGTTAAAAAACCCTGTTCGAGAAAGTTTACGACTTCCCGAATGACTTGTCCCGCGTACTCAGCCTGTGTGACGATTGCATTCAGAATGTCATCGGAGCCTTCGCGATCAAAATATTCGACGTTTGCGTCGAGGGCATTTCCGAACGAGTCGCTTTGTATCTCTCGCGTATAGTCTACGACCAGCGCACCTCGTAGCCAGCGAACGACGAACGTGAGCGACCACCGTATCGTTAAAACGATGCTGACGCCCACAATGACGTATCCGAGCTCAAATGGAACGCCGAGCAACTCGTAGAAGTTGACGAACAAGAGGAGGATACCGTCAGCTTCGGCGGTAGGGTTCCCGGATGACTGTATCAGCTCCACGATTGGGAGGATAAAGCTTAATCCGATACCCTCGAGTAACGCTGCAACCATGCCGCCTATTACTATACCGGTTGCAAACAGCGGCCTGTATCGTGCAACTCGAAGCAACGCGGCCAGTTGTTCCTTTCTGCTGACGCTCTTCACGTCGGTCATTATTAAGGCTGCCAAACTCTATTCTTAAATAAACTCCGAGTTGACCGGCCCCAGTGACGATCGCCAACCGGATTATGTAAGTTGATGAGCGCGAAATAGTCCCGCATGATTACCCTACGCGAAATCTACAAGGGCCTCCGGAAACCGCGTCTCAGATTCTTTGAGCTATACCGAAGGTTTGACAGGTATGTACTCGGAAATAAGCCAGTCTCGATGCCAGATGAGGACTGGGATACGCTGGTAATCCTCGACGCCTGCCGGTACGACCTGATGGCGGAGCTCGACCCGTTTGACGCGCCCGTCGAACAAAAGACGTCGCCGTCGACGTACACGCTGGGATACCTCCGGGAGACGTTCGGCGACGCCGACTTCCCCGAGATCGTATTCGTGACCGCAAACCCGAACTTCGAGTCGATACCGGCCCGCTTCCACGAACGCGTGACGCTCTGGGACGACGAGTGGGACGAAAACGTGGGCGTCACACCTCCCGAGGCCGTCACCGAGGCGGCGATCGAGACGTATCAGGAGTACCCCCACAAGCGGCTGATCGTTCACTATATGCAGCCACACTATCCATTCATCGGAGACCTCGGCCGACAGCTCGCAGAAGAGGGAACGATTCATTACGAGTACGCGCACGGCGATGACTTCTGGAGACAACTCGAACAGGACGATGTCGACGAGGCCTGCATCTGGGACGCTTACAAGGAGAACCTGGAACTGGTGATTCCCCACGTCGAGGACCTCCTCGAAGCAGTGCCCGGTCGAACTGTCGTTACCTCGGATCACGGGAACGAGTTCGGACGATTCGGCATCTATGGCCATCCTGATGGTGCTCATTCGCCGGGGCTCGTACGCATTCCCTGGGTCGTCCTCGACGATCAAGAGCGGCGGTCGACCACGTCAGGAACCGCGACCGCTGGTCCCATAGGTGAGGACGACGTCGTCGCCCAACGGCTGGCAGATCTCGGGTACGCAGACACGTGAATGTGTGCCCGACGTGTCGACCGAGCGTCGAATTCGAAAGGCGACACTACACGTGGGATGGTTGCACCGGTCAGAACACCCTGGTCTAGAACGCAGTCGATTCGGGTTGAATGGTCGCCGTTCGCCGCATTACGCCAGGAACTAGGAGAAAGCAAAGATGATATATACGCGTCTTTTCAATCACAGTAAACTGATGAGGATTTTCTATGATGGGGTTATATTCACTCGCCAACAGTTCGGTGGCATCAATCGAATCTACGAACGGCTAGCCACAGAGTTGCCAACGGTCGCACCCGATTCGGTGCTCCGGACGTTCCGGTTCCCGTCGACGCTTGACTCCCATCCGTTCCTCACGCAATCCCGATATCTCATCCCGAAGTTGGGAGGCGTTCTTCGGGAACTCGACGAGCGCATATTCCTGCCCCGGGCGGTCAACAAGTTCGACCCCGATATCTACCACACGTCGTACTTCCGTCTCCCAGCGGACATCAACGCACCATCGGTCGTGACCGTCTATGATATGATCCACGAACGGTTCGCCGACGAGTTGGGGAACGCCGAAGCGACGTCGGCGATGAAGCAAGCGAGCGTGGAGCGTGCCGATCACGTAATCGCAATCTCGAAGTGCACGAAGGATGATCTCGTGAAGTACTTCGATATAGCTCCAGAGAAGGTGAGCGTCATCCATCTGGCGGCCGATCCGGTGTTCGAACCGGTTGACGACTCCACAGTCTCTCGATTGCGAGCGGAGTATGACCTCCCGGAGCAGTTCCTCCTCTACGTCGGTCGGCGAGGCGGCTACAAGAACTTCGATACTCTCCTAGAGGCGTACGCCGACTGGGAGTACGCCGAAGACGTGTCTCTTGTCTGCGTAGGTGGCGGTGAGAAGTGGAGCAACGCAGAAGCTGAGACGATACGACAGGCGAACCTAGAGGAGTCGACGCAATTGATCACCTGGGTCGACGACAACGAGCTGCGGTCGTTCTACACAGCAGCGACAGCGTTCGTCTATCCCTCACGGTACGAGGGGTTCGGTATTCCGCCTCTCGAGGCGATGCAGTGCGAGACGCCGGTCGTCGCGTCGAACGTCTCTGCCATCCCGGAAGTCGTTGGGGAGGCTGGTACGTACGTCGACCCGGATGACCCCGCAGACATCAGGCGGGCGTTGTCCGAGGTCATCTTAGACCCTGAGTATCGTGAACTACTTGTAGAGCGAGGACTTCGTCAAGCGAAAGCCTTCGACTGGCAGCAGACAACGCGACAGACCTACCAGGTATACGAAAACATTCATGACTAATACCACACTGATAACGGGCGTTACAGGCTTCGTCGGAAGCCATTTACTCGACAGATTGGCCGATTCCGACCGAGACCTGTACGGCGTCGTCCGAGAGAGCAGTTCGTTGGAGTACTGCCGAGATCACCGTGCAGACATCGACCTCCGAACGTGTAATCTCGTCGACGGGCCTGCAGTGTTCGAACTCTTGGAAGACGTTGCGCCGGACCACATATACCACCTCGCTGGACAGAGTTCAGTGAAGTCTAGCTGGGACAGCACGTACTCCCTAATCAACAACAACATCGTCGCGACGTTGAACATATTGGAGGGCGTTCGCCAGGCAGAGTCTATCGATCCCCGAGTGCTCCTCGCTTGCTCGTCGGAACAGTACGGCCTAGTGGATGCGGACGCGCTCCCGGTGACCGAATCGATGGCCCTGAACCCGGTGAGTCCGTACGCGGTCAGCAAGTCTGCGGTCGACATGTTCGGCTTTCAATACTACAAGAGCCACGGGGTCAAGACGATCCGGACGCGAGCATTCAATCACACCGGGCCGCGTCGCCCAGACAAGTACGCACTCAGTGATTTCGCGAAGCAGATTGTGGAAATCGAGAACGAGATGAGCGATTCGAACCACATCCACGTGGGGAACCTCAGTGCCGTCCGGGATTACACCGACGTTCGGGACGTCGTCAAAGCATACGAGTTAGCGATGTGCGAATGCTCTTCGGGGGAGGCGTACAACATCTGCTCAATGACTGGGTATACAATCCGTGAACTGCTCGACAGATTAATCGAACTGAGCGGGGAGGACATCACTGTCGTTCAGGAGGACGAGAGAATACGCCCAGTAGACGTCCCGGAACTCGTCGGGGACTGCGCGAAGTTTGAGGCGAAGACAGGATGGGGTCCTGAGTACACGATCAAGGAGACGCTTGGCGATCTCCTCCAGTATTGGAGGAGAGAAATGGACGTGTAACGGCGTCGAGCAGAACCGTTCTCTGCAACCGTCCGAATGGCGCTGACACACTCGCTGACGAAGCCTCAACCCTATCGAATCCAAAGAAGTGAGAAGAACCAACTCCTTCCAGAGCTTTTAATAAAATGGTCGAAAGAGAATTGGTGACTTAATGAATTTTCGGTCTATCGATGAAAAGGGATCGCAGGGGATCTTCGGCGCGCTCAACGAGGTGGACAACGTCTGCGTCTTCATGGCGGATGCCCTCCGATGGGACCACCTCCCGGAATCAATCGCCGAACGGGGGCTAACGGTGAAGACAATCGCCGCGTCACTTACGACGCACACGAGTGTGCCGACGATGCTCACCGGACTTTGGCCGCGGCACCATGGGGTCTTGTCCCGGCAGCATCAGATACCAGACGTCCCAAACCTTCTAGATATCCCTGACCTCGACGATGGATATTATATGCCAGGCGACGAATCTGTTGTCGACGACGGCACGTTTTCAGTGCTCAAGATCGAGGAACGGCGCGAACTCGGAAGGCTTGACTCCCCGTGGACGTACTTCGAACGGCATCATGGCGGACACGTTCCGTTCGAGGCCGCAGGATGGGAAGGCTCCTGGGATGAGTTCGTTGAAGAGTTCGCCGGGAACATCGAGAAACACAGACACTGGTACGAGAAAGCGGTGTCGGGGACTGTCGAGGACTTCGAGGATAGGCTGGCGACGATTCGCGAGCGTGGGGAGGAATCGAACACGCTCATCGTATTCACTAGCGACCACGGGGAGTACCTCGGTGAGGCGGGGCTCGTCGACCATAGTTCGCCGATGCGACCGGAGGGCGTGTACGTGCCAACGGTATTCATCCACCCCGATATCCCTGCAGGGACGAAGGCAGACCACGTGATGCGCCACGTCGACCTGTTCCCGACGATACTGGACAGCCTCGATCAACCGACTCCCGAGCACCTCGACGGAGAGAGCTTGTCCCGGAGCTCGCCATCCCGCGGCTATTCGCTCTCAACCTCGAACGTATACTTCGGTGGGAAGCCACGGCACGTGTACGAAAGCGCCGGCATCTGGGATGCAGACGGCGGGTGGGTTCGCAACCAGACGGCACTCCACCACCGGGCACTGATGGCGTTGGGCTTGCTCGCCGGCCGTCGATGGAAGTCGAAGAACATACGTCGATCACTGGAGAAGTATCCACAGGCCGTCGGCCATTACGTGCGGTCCAGAGAGCAGTTCGGCGATCCTAGATTCTCGTTCGAAGAGGCAGTCGCGGACATTGAGGCGATCGAGTCCGTCTCACCAGTTTCAGACAAAGATCTGACTGATTTGAGCGAGGATACCGAGGAACGACTACAGGATCTGGGATACCTGTAGCATGGCGCGACAAACTCTCAGATTCGACTTGATCCAATGACGTCCGTTTCAATCGTCACACCGTCGTACAATCAAGCACAGTTCATCAGAGAGACGCTTGAGTCGGTCCGCCAGCAAACCTACAGCAACCTGACGCACATCGTCGTTGATGGGAAGTCGGACGACGGGACCGTCGACATTCTGAGCGAGTATGACAATATCGAGTGGAGTTCTGAGCCGGACCGTGGGCAGACACACGCTATCAACAAAGGGTTCGAGCGGGCGGACGGGGACATCGTTGGCTGGCTGAATTCTGACGACCTCTACACGTACAGGAGTACGGTCGAAGAGGTCGTGGACGTGTTCGACCGGAGCAATGCCGATATCGTCTTCGGGCACGCGATAACTATCGGCCCAGATAGCGAGCTGCTGCGGTCACACTACATTCCACCATTTGATCGGAACAAGCTAAAGCGCCACTGTTATATCGTACAACCGTCCGTCTTCTTCCGCGATCATGTGGTTGCGGAAAACTGTCTAAACGAGGACCGCGAGTACTCGATGGATTACGAGTTCTGGCTCGATCTGGCCGACCAGTACGAGTGGTATCGGTACGACGCTATCGTAGCCGCAGACCGGAATCATAAGGGCCGGAAGATAATCCGGGACGCGGAAGCATCGTACGCAGATACAGTACAACTCCGCAAGGAACGAGGAATAGGCGATAATCGGGCATTCGCCGTCCGACAGACACTGGACAAATTAGACTTACGGTGGCGACGCGTCCGGATACTCCCCAGACTTCTAGAGCTATACCGAGAGCCAATCGAGCGGTTCGCGTTCGACATCATCCGACCGCCGCTATCGTCGGTGATCCGAACGCAACTGTGGCAGCGAAAGAAGCAACTCTGAAAATCGTCCTTGATACTACCTCTCGACGTGTATGTGCCGTCTTCTGACTGGGGAATTAACTGGGCGCTACAAGGTCAGGTGTGCAATAGTTGAGTGATGCGCTAGCTGTCGAGGAGAGACACCGGCAGGACTATAACCGATAGTCAACCTCGAATCAGTACAAGCCCGTCAAATCCACAAGAGAGATGGTTACGTTCTATCCTGCCGCAATATTCATCGTTCCGCTCGTCGTTTGTGCACTCTACAATCGGAGATGGATCCATTGGGCATTCGTATTGACTGTCCCCTTCTTCGCAGTTGTTGTCTTCGAATTCGCGGGACATCGTTTCACACTTCCAGAAGTCGCTGTCATCCTCCTCGGAGTCAATCATCTCGGTCATGTTACGAGGCATAACATGGACATCGTTCTGGAAAAAAGATCCCTGGTTTTCGCGACGTCGTTCCTCTTCATCGGTGTCGTCTCCTCGGCAGTACTGCTCGTATTTCCGAGTGAGCAAATGACGCATCCCTACAATGCAGGAGCCTGGATTGTCTTCGAAACGGAACCACTCCTGTACTCTCGGGACAACTTCACACAGACGGTACTCCGTATCTTCTCGTTCGGGAGCATGTTCGTCATCGCGACCGCGTTCACCAAAGAGTTGATCGCTAAGTCCATCCGGTTGCTCGTTCTCGAGGGCGTGTTCGTTGGTGCCTTCGGAGTGGCGTACCAACTTTCGATCCTTTTTGGGTTCCCACTCATTGAGGCTTCACAGTGGTTTGGGTTAGTCAGCATAAAATACATTCGTCCGTTCCTCGGCCCACTCCCACAGATGATGTCGGTTCCCGGAGAACCAGGATACACAGCCATTTATTTCCTATTTCTGCTCAGCCTGATTATTCCGGTTGCGATATCCGGTCAGGAAAGAATCCTCTCCAATCGCGAGTCAGTGTTTTTCGGGTCGTTGTTCGTTTGTTTCCTTATTTTAACCGGAGCGGGAACAGGGTTCGGAGGCCTTGTCATTCTCAGTATCGTCTTGTTTACATATTATACATTCGTCAAGGACACCCTGCCGTCGTTTGGGCGATTTGTGCGGTTTGGTTTTCAAACTTCGATACCGGCACTGGTGGTTGCGCTCGTGGTGATGGAGGATCCTATTGGGACGGCGAGCGTAGTGATTCAAGAGTTGACGTTCCGAGGTGGGTCAGGGCCCATCCGCGCACACTCAATGGCATTCGCACTAGACCTGTTCCAGACTAGACCCCTCATTGGATACGGGTTCGGTTCGTACTACGGTGCGTCAGTCGTGGGGACAATTCTTGTCTCAACCGGCGTCATCGGCGTTACTCTGTTCGTAGCGTTTCACTTATTCATTGTCCGCGATTTGATTCAACTTGAGCAGACGATCGACATACCTCCGTTGGAGTCCAGTCTAGCCCGGACACTCGCAATCTCGCTTACGGCCCTTTTCGCGACGATGCTCGTCGCAAAATCTATCACTGCGATATTTTTCCCTTGGTACTGGATGGCTGTCGGCTTCGGAATCGCGCTTCTCACCGAAACATATAAAAGGTGAACTGGAGATGCGTAATCAGGTGTATCGTTATAAGATACAGACTTATCGCTGACGTATGTTCCACCGGCGAACGAACGTTGTCGTAGCAGCCTTGATTGATCCTTCCACCGTCGCTAATCCTTGAGCAGCCTCCGATATAACCGTTGATGTTGAGCTATGACGACATCAGTTGAGAACTGCCGGACTGCTCGGTAGCGCGCGTTCTCACCCAACGTCTTTAACCGGTTTGTGTCGTCGCACAGCCATCGAATTCCTTCCGCAAGCGCTGTGGGTGTATTAGGGGGCGCCAAAAAGCCGGTCTGCTTGTGATCGACGATGTCTCGAAGGCCAGACGTGTCGAACGCGGCAACCGGCGTCCCACACGCCATCGCTTCAGATGCGGTCTGCCCAAATGACTCGACTTTTGAGGGGACGACGACGATATCAGCGGCACTATACGCGCTGACAAGTTCGTCGTCGGTGAGGAATCCCAAGTTCTTCGTCTCAAACTTCTGCAGAACAGAGTCTTTCGAGAGGGGTCCTTCAGCGCCGAAAATAGCGATACAAAAATCATCAGTATCGTTGTGTGCTGCGATGAATTCCAACGCTTCGACAAGTTCGGTGTACCCTTTCCTGTCGTCAGTCGTTGAGTTCAGGGCGCCGAACATGAGAACCCTCTTGCCCGCGGGCAGGTCGAAACGTCGACAGGCACTCTGTCTGCTTACCGGCGAGTAGAAATCAGTGTTGATCGCATTTGGAATGACAGTGACGTCTGGCGACTCGAAGAGCGTACTCTCTCTGACGCGGTCGGCCATCCACTCGGATGGCGCGATGAAATGTATCTCGCAATCACGCCAGGCGTCTCTCTTCCGCTTGAATTGGCGCCGAGCGAGATCATTCGGTGCCTCGCTATCCAATTGGGGGCACGCCCCACAGCCAGTGGTCATAGCGAACTTGTCACACTCTTGATTATAGTGGCATCCGCCAGTGATCGGCCACATATCATGAAGCGTCCAGACGAGCGGCGAATCAATCTCAACGAGAGTTCCCGGTTCAAGATAACCTGCGACCCAGTGCAAATGGATGAGGTCCGCTCGCTCGATTTCGGCGTTGTTCCCGATACCATCCGGTAGCCAGACTGGAGTGAACTTTCCTGTAATATTCCCACCACGAAGGTACACAGGAAGAAGAGGAAGGTGGTTGATGTAGTATCGAGCGTGTGAGAGGGCAGAACCGACCGTCGAGTCTCGGCCAATTACGGAGGAATTGGTACCCTGCTTAATCTGAACGAGCACACGAGAATCGATGTCTGAACCCGTAAATCCTGCATGCAACCTAGTCATTGCTCTTGCAGCACCGCCCTTTTTGTCATAGCTGCTGACGTGGAGAACCTGAATATCAGTCATTGGCTAGAGGTAATGTCAGATCGGACAGAATTTTATTTGTTCGGGACCGATGAGCATGGCAGTTACCAATTAGCGGGTAGGAATATGATTGCAGATGAAACTTTCTTGGCATTGCAGTCGTGCCAAAGGACCTCTTCACCATAGAAATGGCGGAAAGAATGTCCGACGGTACCAACGTGTGTACTGGCAAAATATTTACTTCACCTTTTCTGGCCTTAATGTGGGCGACATAAGATGAGGGCTTGGAAGTGAACTCAGAGAAATCCTCGAACTATATATTGATCTGGCGTTACGAAGAGATAAGTACATGAAACCACATCTAGAATAGGGTCTTGTGAATATCTCGATTGTCACTGCGGTCTATAACGATCCTCGGGTTGAGCGATGTCTTCGTTCAATCAAAAACCAACGCGACGTCTCCGAGGTAGAGACGATCGTGGTAGACGGTCTGTCGACGGACGCGACCGTTGATGTTTTGGACTCTGAGAGCGATGTGATTGACACACTAATTCGAGAGGAAGACAACGGGATTTACGACGCGATGAACAAGGGGATTGCCGCTGCGAACGGCGACGTCATTGGTATCTTGAACGCCGACGATTATTATGCCGACGAATACGTAGTACGGGATGTCTTGGAGCGGATGTCGGAGACAAGAGCTCGTACATGCTATGGCAACCTAGTCTACGTCAACGAATCAGATACGCCTGTGCGGTACTGGAAGAGTGGCAAATTCTCCCCTAGTCGATTCAAATTTGGCTGGATGCCCCCTCATCCGGCATTTTTCGTGGAGGCGAGCGTGTATGAAGAGTATGGTATGTTCGATCTCAACTTCGATATCGCTGCTGACTATGAACTTATACTGCGATTCTTAATGAAACACGAGGTTTCTACGACGTACCTCGACAGGGTGTTGGTTCACATGTCAAACGGAGGAACCAGCAATGAGTCGGTACAAAACATCATTCGGTCGAACGTGGAAGCGTACAAAGCGTGGCAGAAGAATGGACTCACCGGTGGATTGCTTGCTCCGGTTTTGAAACCAGCTCGGAAGCCCTACCAGTATATTTCCGCTTGGATAAAAGAATTCAGTCAGACCCCCTGAACGGTCTGCAGATGCCAAGGTACCGACTCAAACCCAGTCGAGGTGTCAACGACAAGAGAGCAATTGTCTAGTTGAGTCAGTTTGAGGAACGAGCGGGTCGTTGATTTTCTTGTCCAGAGATGCTTTCAGACCTGCTCAGCGAGACCTATGACGTGGAGTTAAAAGAATCTTGAGAGAACGAGCGGACGGAGACGTCCAACGAGGCGTTCGCCGTCCGCTTCCATCAGATCGGCTGTTCGCTCAAAGAGACAACAACGATTCACCCGGAATTAGGCGTTGAGCGCTCACATGGTGCTGTCTGGAACTGAGTACATCGGCAATCTGACAGCGGTTACGACCCGCTTGAGGCGAAGTCGAAGCGGGTCGCAGGCATCGAGACCGCTGTCAAGATCAACGCGATTGGTCTTGATTATACGCTGCAATAGACATAGAGACAAAGCTGATTTTCGACGTCGCGTTGTTTGGTCGGCACGGTACCGACCCGGCAGCTGCGTTCCTCCATC
This window harbors:
- a CDS encoding GDP-mannose 4,6-dehydratase, with amino-acid sequence MTNTTLITGVTGFVGSHLLDRLADSDRDLYGVVRESSSLEYCRDHRADIDLRTCNLVDGPAVFELLEDVAPDHIYHLAGQSSVKSSWDSTYSLINNNIVATLNILEGVRQAESIDPRVLLACSSEQYGLVDADALPVTESMALNPVSPYAVSKSAVDMFGFQYYKSHGVKTIRTRAFNHTGPRRPDKYALSDFAKQIVEIENEMSDSNHIHVGNLSAVRDYTDVRDVVKAYELAMCECSSGEAYNICSMTGYTIRELLDRLIELSGEDITVVQEDERIRPVDVPELVGDCAKFEAKTGWGPEYTIKETLGDLLQYWRREMDV
- a CDS encoding sulfatase-like hydrolase/transferase codes for the protein MNFRSIDEKGSQGIFGALNEVDNVCVFMADALRWDHLPESIAERGLTVKTIAASLTTHTSVPTMLTGLWPRHHGVLSRQHQIPDVPNLLDIPDLDDGYYMPGDESVVDDGTFSVLKIEERRELGRLDSPWTYFERHHGGHVPFEAAGWEGSWDEFVEEFAGNIEKHRHWYEKAVSGTVEDFEDRLATIRERGEESNTLIVFTSDHGEYLGEAGLVDHSSPMRPEGVYVPTVFIHPDIPAGTKADHVMRHVDLFPTILDSLDQPTPEHLDGESLSRSSPSRGYSLSTSNVYFGGKPRHVYESAGIWDADGGWVRNQTALHHRALMALGLLAGRRWKSKNIRRSLEKYPQAVGHYVRSREQFGDPRFSFEEAVADIEAIESVSPVSDKDLTDLSEDTEERLQDLGYL
- a CDS encoding glycosyltransferase family 4 protein; protein product: MRIFYDGVIFTRQQFGGINRIYERLATELPTVAPDSVLRTFRFPSTLDSHPFLTQSRYLIPKLGGVLRELDERIFLPRAVNKFDPDIYHTSYFRLPADINAPSVVTVYDMIHERFADELGNAEATSAMKQASVERADHVIAISKCTKDDLVKYFDIAPEKVSVIHLAADPVFEPVDDSTVSRLRAEYDLPEQFLLYVGRRGGYKNFDTLLEAYADWEYAEDVSLVCVGGGEKWSNAEAETIRQANLEESTQLITWVDDNELRSFYTAATAFVYPSRYEGFGIPPLEAMQCETPVVASNVSAIPEVVGEAGTYVDPDDPADIRRALSEVILDPEYRELLVERGLRQAKAFDWQQTTRQTYQVYENIHD
- a CDS encoding glycosyltransferase family 2 protein, which encodes MTSVSIVTPSYNQAQFIRETLESVRQQTYSNLTHIVVDGKSDDGTVDILSEYDNIEWSSEPDRGQTHAINKGFERADGDIVGWLNSDDLYTYRSTVEEVVDVFDRSNADIVFGHAITIGPDSELLRSHYIPPFDRNKLKRHCYIVQPSVFFRDHVVAENCLNEDREYSMDYEFWLDLADQYEWYRYDAIVAADRNHKGRKIIRDAEASYADTVQLRKERGIGDNRAFAVRQTLDKLDLRWRRVRILPRLLELYREPIERFAFDIIRPPLSSVIRTQLWQRKKQL
- a CDS encoding ABC transporter ATP-binding protein, whose translation is MTDVKSVSRKEQLAALLRVARYRPLFATGIVIGGMVAALLEGIGLSFILPIVELIQSSGNPTAEADGILLLFVNFYELLGVPFELGYVIVGVSIVLTIRWSLTFVVRWLRGALVVDYTREIQSDSFGNALDANVEYFDREGSDDILNAIVTQAEYAGQVIREVVNFLEQGFLTGMYFIVAFVMSPSLAIFAIAFLGGFSLLFRFVVEPGYELGEQVADANERVQQTAQAGTQGIRDTKLFGLKDELFRDFEAAVNQFADASIRLRRNQQAIRNFYNLLTAVAVFVLIYLAIAYADLSLGSLGIFLFAMFRLGPKASNINSIFYKIENDLPHLIRMQEFINELKAHSEIDDTTEPVPEAVESVEFDDVEFAYAGQDDLALRSVSFEFKRDEFVGFVGQSGAGKSTIVSLLARMYEPDDGAILVNDISIGEMNVEAWRSQIAVVQQDPFIFNETLRYNLTIGNRDVSDGQLEEVCRISKVNEFLDDLSDGLDTQLGDDGVRLSGGQRQRVSLARALLKEADVLVLDEATSNLDSSLEKEVQTAIESMDREYAMVGIAHRLSTVKNADRIYTIEDGRIVEEGSHQDLMEKGGQYAELYAIQSQSG